A window of the Gemmatirosa kalamazoonensis genome harbors these coding sequences:
- a CDS encoding WD40/YVTN/BNR-like repeat-containing protein, which yields MPNTARPLAALVLLAACTRVNAPLSPAAGWDEQSSGVTTSLRGVSAVSARVAWASGARNTVLRTLDGGATWERRPVPGADSLDFRSIRATDERTAFVASAGDGAAGQARIYRTTDGGATWTLVLADTTRGAFFDALALWAGDAAHALALSDPVGGRMHVVATDDGGRTWRRAVEVPAAREGEGAYAAGGAALTAGPRGAAWFVTGGPGGARVYRTTDGGRTWAAVDAPLGVRGASSGLFAVAFRDARTGVAVGGDYTKPHDPAQHVLRSTDGGATWTPAPPSPAATGFWSGLAYVGGRPSAVVAVGGAGTTVSLDDGATWTRVDTTELNAVSFARSGDGWAVGPRGRIVRWNR from the coding sequence ATGCCTAACACCGCCCGCCCGCTCGCCGCGCTCGTCCTCCTCGCCGCCTGCACGCGCGTGAACGCGCCGCTCTCCCCGGCCGCGGGCTGGGACGAGCAGTCGAGCGGCGTGACCACGTCGCTGCGCGGCGTGAGCGCGGTGAGCGCGCGCGTGGCATGGGCGAGCGGGGCGCGCAACACGGTGCTGCGCACGCTCGACGGCGGCGCGACGTGGGAGCGGCGTCCGGTCCCCGGCGCGGACTCGCTCGACTTCCGCTCCATCCGCGCGACCGACGAGCGCACCGCGTTCGTCGCGAGCGCCGGCGACGGCGCGGCGGGGCAGGCGCGCATCTATCGCACGACCGACGGCGGCGCGACGTGGACGCTCGTCCTTGCCGACACGACGAGGGGCGCGTTCTTCGACGCGCTCGCGCTCTGGGCGGGGGACGCCGCGCACGCCCTCGCGCTGAGCGACCCGGTCGGCGGCCGGATGCACGTCGTGGCGACCGACGACGGGGGCCGGACGTGGCGCCGCGCCGTCGAGGTCCCGGCGGCGCGGGAGGGCGAGGGCGCGTACGCCGCCGGCGGCGCGGCGCTCACCGCGGGTCCGCGCGGCGCGGCGTGGTTCGTGACCGGCGGCCCCGGCGGCGCACGCGTGTACCGCACCACGGACGGGGGCCGCACGTGGGCCGCGGTCGACGCGCCGTTAGGCGTGCGCGGCGCGTCGTCGGGGCTGTTCGCCGTCGCGTTCCGCGATGCCCGCACCGGGGTCGCCGTCGGCGGCGACTACACGAAGCCGCACGACCCCGCGCAGCACGTGCTCCGCTCCACCGACGGCGGCGCGACCTGGACGCCCGCCCCGCCGTCCCCCGCCGCGACCGGCTTCTGGTCGGGGCTCGCGTACGTCGGCGGCCGTCCGAGCGCCGTGGTCGCCGTGGGCGGCGCCGGCACGACCGTATCGCTCGACGACGGCGCGACGTGGACGCGCGTGGACACGACGGAGCTGAACGCCGTGAGCTTCGCCCGCAGCGGCGACGGCTGGGCGGTGGGGCCCCGGGGGCGGATCGTCCGCTGGAATCGATGA
- a CDS encoding exo-beta-N-acetylmuramidase NamZ family protein, giving the protein MPRLRTVTLLATLVAAPLHSQPVRKDAASDGVVPGIEVLLRDSLHLVRGKRVGLVTNHSGRDRSGTSTIDRLAHTPGVTLTALFALEHGIRGAIEAGGNVSSTRDSATGVPIYSLYGASHVPTAEMLRDVDVILYDIQDVGARVYTYQWGMAIAADSADKPFIVLDRPDPVRADLVQGGVLDPKFRSYVGAYPVALRYGLTPGELLRYLNGTGQIHADVKVVPMAGYRRAMWYDDTKLAWVNPSPNLRDLDATIVYTGTVFFEGTNVSEGRGTDQPFRLVGASWLTDAGAIAAELNAMRIPGVRFDSVSRTMEPGFKFPGQTIPMLHVSVTDRDRVNAPEVGLRMLRAIYARHKPDFQWRPSIDRLAGGTRVREAVENDTVDALLAAWAAESRRFQDETRRYWIYK; this is encoded by the coding sequence ATGCCACGTCTGCGCACCGTCACGCTGCTCGCCACGCTCGTCGCGGCCCCACTCCACTCGCAGCCCGTGCGGAAGGACGCGGCGTCCGACGGGGTCGTGCCGGGGATCGAGGTACTCCTCCGCGACTCGCTGCACCTCGTGCGCGGCAAGCGCGTGGGGCTCGTCACGAACCACTCGGGGCGCGACCGGAGCGGCACGAGCACGATCGACCGGCTCGCCCACACGCCCGGCGTGACGCTCACCGCGCTGTTCGCGCTGGAGCACGGCATCCGCGGCGCGATCGAGGCCGGCGGGAACGTGTCGTCGACGCGCGACTCGGCCACCGGCGTCCCGATCTACTCGCTGTACGGCGCGTCGCACGTGCCGACGGCGGAGATGCTGCGCGACGTCGACGTCATCCTGTACGACATCCAGGACGTCGGCGCGCGCGTCTACACGTACCAGTGGGGGATGGCGATCGCCGCCGACTCGGCCGACAAGCCGTTCATCGTGCTCGACCGGCCCGACCCGGTGCGCGCCGATCTGGTGCAGGGCGGCGTGCTCGATCCGAAGTTCCGCTCGTACGTCGGCGCGTATCCGGTGGCGCTGCGCTACGGGCTCACGCCCGGGGAGCTTCTCCGCTATCTGAACGGCACGGGGCAGATCCACGCCGACGTGAAGGTGGTGCCGATGGCCGGCTACCGTCGCGCGATGTGGTACGACGACACGAAGCTCGCGTGGGTGAACCCGTCGCCGAACCTGCGCGACCTCGACGCGACGATCGTGTACACGGGCACGGTGTTCTTCGAGGGGACGAACGTGAGCGAGGGGCGCGGCACCGACCAGCCGTTCCGCCTCGTCGGCGCGTCGTGGCTCACGGACGCCGGTGCGATCGCCGCGGAGCTGAACGCGATGCGGATCCCGGGCGTGCGCTTCGACTCGGTGTCGCGCACCATGGAGCCCGGCTTCAAGTTCCCCGGCCAGACGATCCCGATGCTCCACGTCTCGGTGACCGATCGCGACCGCGTGAACGCGCCCGAGGTCGGGCTGCGCATGCTTCGCGCGATCTACGCGCGCCACAAGCCCGACTTCCAGTGGCGCCCGTCGATCGACCGCCTCGCCGGCGGCACGCGCGTGCGCGAGGCCGTGGAGAACGACACAGTGGACGCGCTGCTCGCCGCGTGGGCCGCCGAGTCGCGCCGCTTCCAGGACGAGACCCGCAGATACTGGATCTACAAGTAG
- a CDS encoding surface-adhesin E family protein translates to MHRATLLLTLLVAAPPAWKTVGHTGDGNPVQVDPKSVKRKGTTVDATVRVPFLKPKKMAGGNVTSSITKVTFDCAKETVAIKEYTYYFDEKTRKIFQHQVAQTPGFAPVMGGSMTKVAYDELCKR, encoded by the coding sequence ATGCATCGAGCGACCCTTCTTCTGACACTCCTCGTCGCCGCGCCGCCGGCGTGGAAGACCGTCGGCCACACCGGCGACGGCAACCCGGTGCAGGTCGACCCGAAGAGCGTGAAGCGCAAGGGCACCACCGTCGACGCGACGGTGCGCGTGCCGTTCCTGAAGCCGAAGAAGATGGCGGGCGGGAACGTCACGAGCTCGATCACGAAGGTCACGTTCGACTGCGCGAAGGAGACCGTCGCGATCAAGGAGTACACGTACTACTTCGACGAGAAGACGCGAAAGATCTTCCAGCACCAGGTCGCGCAGACGCCCGGCTTCGCGCCCGTCATGGGCGGGTCGATGACGAAGGTGGCGTACGACGAGCTGTGCAAGAGGTAG
- a CDS encoding penicillin acylase family protein, translating into MPNILPFAFLASVLASPGDSLRAPGLHFPVEILRDSSGIAHIRARDEHDLFFAQGWNAARDRLFQLELWRRQATGTMAEALGPRWAARDRAARLFAFRGDMTRELASYHPHGAAIVQAFVDGVNARVAQVERDPSLLPPELRRLGVRPGRWTSAVVVSRHNALASNAEQEIDLARAVRAMGVDAVRAVGTFEPDPVVLAPDSAIDVDALSDSVLAPYRLWRAPVSFVAGELVAAAPVPDEQRDGSNNWVVAGTRTASGKPLLANDPHRTIQVPSLRYWVHLTAPGWDVVGAGEPALPGVSVGHNRAGAWGLTIFGLDMEDVYVYRTDPTDARRYRYRTGWERMREIRDTIRVRGAAPQVVVLRFTRHGPVVMEDPARHLAYALRAAWLEPGTAPYLASLRLDQARTWAEFHAGAVRHLMPAENLIWADTGGTIAWQAAGIAPVRHGWTGLVPVPGDGRYEWSGFLPIAELPHVVNPPNGFVATANENNVPAGYARVDAVGRGGWADPWRVDRVREVLDTTRHATAVAMAALQHDELALPARALVPLLRALAPSDPTARWARDTLLAWDRVLAASSVPAAVYVAWERQLLRRLHERAVPAAARSYLRAVPVSRAVGWLTRPASAPTGVFGGGAGLTAARDSLLAAALTAALGDLRTRLGPDPQRWRYGQPAYHHALIRHPLSGALDEESRGALDVGPAPRGGYASTVNATGNTDNQTHGASFRLVADLADWDASLGTNTPGQSGDPRDPHYRDLFGAWAVGHYFHVPYTSGAVERAAESRTVLAPK; encoded by the coding sequence ATGCCTAACATCCTCCCGTTCGCCTTCCTCGCCAGCGTGCTCGCGTCGCCCGGGGACTCGCTGCGCGCCCCCGGCCTGCACTTCCCCGTCGAGATCCTGCGCGACTCGAGCGGCATCGCACACATCCGCGCGCGCGACGAGCACGACCTGTTCTTCGCGCAGGGATGGAACGCGGCGCGCGACCGGCTGTTCCAGCTGGAGCTGTGGCGCCGGCAGGCGACGGGAACGATGGCCGAGGCGCTCGGCCCGCGGTGGGCGGCGCGCGACCGCGCGGCGCGGCTGTTCGCGTTCCGCGGCGACATGACGCGCGAGCTCGCGAGCTACCACCCGCACGGTGCGGCGATCGTGCAGGCGTTCGTCGACGGGGTGAACGCGCGCGTCGCGCAGGTCGAGCGCGACCCGTCGCTCCTCCCGCCGGAGCTGCGCCGACTCGGCGTGCGCCCCGGGCGGTGGACGAGCGCCGTCGTCGTGTCGCGCCACAACGCGCTCGCGTCGAACGCGGAGCAGGAGATCGACCTCGCGCGCGCCGTGCGCGCGATGGGCGTCGACGCCGTGCGCGCGGTCGGCACGTTCGAGCCCGACCCGGTGGTGCTCGCGCCCGACAGCGCCATCGACGTCGACGCGCTCTCCGATTCCGTGCTCGCGCCGTACCGGCTGTGGCGCGCGCCGGTGTCGTTCGTCGCCGGGGAGCTGGTGGCCGCGGCCCCGGTGCCCGACGAGCAGCGCGACGGGTCGAACAACTGGGTCGTGGCGGGGACGCGCACGGCGAGCGGCAAGCCGCTGCTCGCGAACGATCCGCACCGCACGATCCAGGTGCCGTCGCTCCGCTACTGGGTGCACCTCACCGCGCCCGGGTGGGACGTCGTGGGCGCGGGCGAGCCGGCGCTGCCCGGCGTGTCGGTGGGCCACAACCGAGCGGGCGCGTGGGGGCTCACGATCTTCGGGCTCGACATGGAGGACGTGTACGTCTACCGCACCGACCCGACCGATGCGCGGCGCTACCGCTACCGCACCGGGTGGGAGCGGATGCGCGAGATCCGCGACACGATCCGCGTGCGCGGCGCGGCGCCGCAGGTCGTCGTGCTGCGCTTCACGCGCCACGGGCCCGTCGTCATGGAGGATCCGGCGCGGCATCTCGCGTACGCGCTGCGCGCCGCGTGGCTCGAGCCGGGCACCGCGCCGTACCTCGCGAGCCTGCGCCTCGATCAGGCGCGGACGTGGGCCGAGTTCCACGCCGGCGCGGTGCGGCACCTCATGCCGGCGGAGAACCTCATCTGGGCCGACACCGGCGGCACGATCGCATGGCAGGCGGCCGGCATCGCGCCGGTGCGGCACGGCTGGACGGGCCTCGTGCCCGTGCCCGGTGATGGCCGCTACGAGTGGAGCGGCTTCCTGCCGATCGCGGAGCTGCCGCACGTCGTGAACCCGCCTAACGGCTTCGTCGCGACGGCGAACGAGAACAACGTCCCGGCCGGCTATGCCCGCGTCGACGCCGTGGGGCGCGGCGGATGGGCCGACCCGTGGCGCGTGGACCGCGTGCGCGAGGTGCTGGACACGACGCGCCACGCGACCGCGGTCGCGATGGCCGCGCTGCAGCACGACGAGCTCGCGCTGCCGGCGCGCGCGCTGGTGCCGCTACTGCGCGCGCTCGCCCCGTCCGATCCCACGGCGCGGTGGGCGCGCGACACGCTGCTCGCATGGGACCGCGTGCTCGCGGCGTCGAGCGTTCCCGCGGCGGTGTACGTGGCGTGGGAGCGGCAGCTCCTGCGTCGGCTGCACGAGCGCGCGGTGCCGGCGGCGGCGCGCTCGTATCTGCGCGCCGTGCCGGTCTCGCGCGCCGTCGGGTGGCTCACGCGCCCCGCGTCGGCGCCGACCGGCGTGTTCGGCGGCGGTGCCGGCCTGACGGCGGCGCGCGACTCGCTGCTCGCCGCCGCGCTGACGGCCGCGTTAGGCGACCTGCGTACGCGACTGGGCCCCGACCCGCAGCGGTGGCGCTACGGCCAGCCCGCGTACCATCACGCGCTCATCCGGCACCCGCTGAGCGGCGCGCTGGACGAGGAGTCGCGCGGCGCGCTCGACGTCGGCCCGGCGCCGCGCGGCGGCTACGCGAGCACCGTGAACGCGACCGGCAACACCGACAACCAGACGCACGGCGCGAGCTTCCGCCTCGTCGCCGATCTCGCCGACTGGGACGCGTCGTTAGGCACGAACACCCCCGGCCAGAGCGGCGACCCGCGCGACCCGCACTATCGCGACCTGTTCGGCGCGTGGGCCGTGGGGCACTACTTCCACGTGCCGTACACGAGCGGCGCCGTGGAGCGCGCGGCGGAGTCGCGGACGGTGCTCGCGCCGAAGTGA
- a CDS encoding TonB-dependent receptor: MRHAFLRAAGLLAGLAAAIVPARPAAAQVTITLEGTVVGEKGQPLANAAVLAENLDTPESRRAMTNAAGTYRVLGLSPGRYGVTVRAIGYRPTMEKVQLIIGQRAQVNFALEQATRELQSVTVVGTTVKQVEVQRLSISAPVVREEIENLPLNQRGILNLASIAPGIKSYAPQQGRTLPSAGAAPDLRYINLYLDGVEMKSMFNGNIVGLGQTGSPVPQEGLEEFRVFLNPYDAEYSHAGSYVISAVTRRGTNDWKGSAFGFFQNKNAVGRTFIQREAAVPVPNFGRQQAGLNVSGPLRKDKLFLAASYELTNTNFYLDVVPGRPAIAPTVWDRYRGSFLAPNKNHAGVARITWVPSDKHTVDGTWSTRWLQGEGNFGATAARDAGISQKYFVNVAQIRDKWLPTSRMVNEASVQLVSWYHNEQPLLDGPVRVYPSVTIGTGGFPLVLRETHWRLVDRMQLTLGDHLLKTGVEASRVNASEFLPQNQYGSFSFPTDTSTLPNSATVGVGFFDPSSTADAKAALSGTILGLYVNDEWRPVSNLALNAGVRWDAELNTLNNDFTVPWASDAALVTALTSAGYGRFVNRGDRKNDLNNVGPRVSFSWDPLRDNTTFLRGGFGIIYDRATSMIGFGERLNAAWRQYNFTNPGTTDFNVLRQRVVSGTVAVTPGLVLAKDKMNTPKNVQWSLGVGRQFTRTLGVNVDYIDQRMSDIYVRVNPNYFNTQTRARQLTPRYGDISLWDDFGKATFRGILSQTTYQSGAMRVNLAYTLGWYKATFDGNIASAFPFVASYTMQPTSGDERHRIVLSETGKIPFGFTLSTITTLASPRPIAVTDGRDLNSDNVFFDDFPNGGARTVALPNRWKNWYRTVDVRLARPLFAQGPRKLSLSVEVFNLFNTDNVSGFGTRQLDAAGRPITNYLLPTSAFAARQTQVGVRAEF, encoded by the coding sequence ATGCGTCACGCATTCCTTCGCGCCGCCGGCCTGCTGGCCGGCCTCGCCGCCGCGATCGTTCCCGCGCGCCCGGCGGCCGCGCAAGTCACCATCACGCTCGAGGGCACGGTCGTCGGCGAGAAGGGACAGCCGCTCGCGAACGCCGCCGTCCTCGCCGAGAACCTCGACACGCCGGAGTCGCGGCGCGCGATGACGAACGCCGCGGGCACGTACCGCGTGCTCGGCCTCTCGCCCGGCCGCTACGGCGTGACGGTGCGCGCGATCGGCTATCGACCGACGATGGAGAAGGTGCAGCTCATCATCGGGCAGCGCGCGCAGGTGAACTTCGCGCTCGAGCAGGCGACGCGCGAGCTGCAGAGCGTCACCGTCGTCGGCACCACGGTGAAGCAGGTGGAGGTCCAGCGGCTCTCCATCTCGGCGCCCGTCGTGCGCGAGGAGATCGAGAACCTTCCGCTGAACCAGCGCGGCATCCTCAACCTCGCGTCGATCGCACCGGGGATCAAATCCTACGCGCCGCAGCAGGGTCGCACGCTGCCGTCGGCGGGCGCGGCGCCCGACCTCCGCTACATCAACCTGTATCTCGACGGCGTCGAGATGAAGTCGATGTTCAACGGCAACATCGTGGGACTCGGCCAGACGGGCAGCCCGGTGCCGCAGGAAGGGCTCGAGGAGTTCCGCGTGTTCCTCAACCCGTACGACGCCGAGTACTCGCACGCCGGATCGTACGTCATCAGCGCCGTGACGCGCCGCGGGACGAACGACTGGAAGGGATCCGCGTTCGGCTTCTTCCAGAACAAGAACGCGGTCGGGCGCACGTTCATCCAGCGCGAGGCCGCGGTGCCGGTGCCCAACTTCGGGCGCCAGCAGGCGGGGCTCAACGTGAGCGGGCCGCTGCGGAAGGACAAGCTGTTCCTCGCGGCGAGCTACGAGCTCACGAACACGAACTTCTACCTCGACGTCGTGCCGGGGCGCCCCGCGATCGCGCCGACGGTGTGGGACCGCTACCGCGGCTCGTTCCTCGCGCCGAACAAGAACCACGCGGGCGTCGCGCGCATCACGTGGGTGCCGTCGGACAAGCACACCGTCGACGGCACGTGGTCGACGCGGTGGCTGCAGGGCGAGGGAAACTTCGGCGCCACGGCGGCCCGCGATGCGGGGATCAGCCAGAAGTACTTCGTGAACGTCGCGCAGATCCGCGACAAGTGGCTGCCGACGAGCCGCATGGTGAACGAGGCGAGCGTGCAGCTCGTGAGCTGGTACCACAACGAGCAGCCCCTGCTCGACGGGCCCGTGCGCGTGTATCCGAGCGTCACGATCGGCACCGGCGGCTTCCCGCTCGTGCTGCGCGAGACGCACTGGCGCCTCGTCGACCGCATGCAGCTCACGCTCGGCGACCACCTGCTGAAGACCGGCGTCGAGGCGTCGCGCGTGAACGCGAGCGAGTTCCTGCCGCAGAACCAGTACGGCTCGTTCAGCTTCCCCACCGACACCAGCACGCTGCCCAACTCGGCCACCGTCGGCGTCGGCTTCTTCGACCCGAGCTCCACCGCCGACGCGAAGGCCGCGCTCTCCGGCACCATCCTCGGCCTGTACGTGAACGACGAATGGCGGCCGGTGTCGAACCTCGCGTTGAACGCGGGCGTGCGCTGGGACGCGGAGCTGAACACGCTGAACAACGACTTCACCGTGCCGTGGGCGAGCGACGCGGCGCTCGTGACGGCGCTCACGAGCGCGGGCTACGGGCGGTTCGTGAACCGCGGCGACCGGAAGAACGATCTGAACAACGTCGGGCCGCGCGTGTCGTTCTCGTGGGACCCACTGCGCGACAACACCACGTTCCTGCGCGGCGGGTTCGGCATCATCTACGACCGCGCGACGAGCATGATCGGCTTCGGCGAGCGGCTCAACGCGGCGTGGCGCCAGTACAACTTCACGAACCCGGGCACCACCGACTTCAACGTGCTGCGGCAGCGCGTCGTCTCGGGCACCGTGGCGGTGACGCCGGGGCTCGTGCTCGCGAAGGACAAGATGAACACGCCGAAGAACGTGCAGTGGTCGCTCGGCGTGGGCCGGCAGTTCACGCGCACGCTGGGCGTGAACGTCGACTACATCGACCAGCGGATGAGCGACATCTACGTGCGCGTGAACCCGAACTACTTCAACACGCAGACGCGCGCCCGACAGCTCACGCCGCGCTACGGCGACATCTCGCTGTGGGACGACTTCGGCAAGGCGACGTTCCGCGGGATCCTGAGCCAGACGACGTACCAGAGCGGCGCCATGCGCGTGAACCTCGCGTACACGCTCGGCTGGTACAAGGCGACGTTCGACGGCAACATCGCGAGCGCGTTCCCGTTCGTGGCGAGCTACACCATGCAGCCGACGTCGGGGGACGAGCGGCACCGCATCGTGCTGAGCGAGACGGGGAAGATCCCGTTCGGCTTCACGCTGTCGACGATCACGACGCTGGCGAGCCCGCGCCCCATCGCCGTGACCGACGGCCGGGATCTCAACAGCGACAACGTGTTCTTCGACGACTTCCCGAACGGCGGCGCGCGCACCGTCGCGCTGCCGAACCGGTGGAAGAACTGGTACCGTACGGTGGACGTGCGCCTCGCCCGCCCGCTGTTCGCGCAGGGGCCGCGCAAGCTGAGCCTCTCCGTGGAGGTGTTCAACCTGTTCAACACGGACAACGTCTCCGGCTTCGGCACGCGGCAGCTCGACGCGGCCGGGCGGCCCATCACGAACTACCTGCTGCCGACGTCGGCGTTCGCGGCGCGTCAGACGCAGGTCGGGGTGCGGGCGGAGTTCTGA
- a CDS encoding InlB B-repeat-containing protein — protein sequence MSHRIPAVVVLAFAFLLAGCRAADPTRPASRTVTVAASGRGAGFVSSQPIGIACRVERGVLTGACSARFDADVAVTLHAAADSLSEFAGWQGACAGTSDCALGASRMDSVTAVLRGPRIAVVATELTTVLWGQGGHGSGTVTIAPGDVRCAIVDNAIAGPCETETFPGEPVTVVVEHAPDEAGVVASTNGRAWGQLCTFSTGTPLFLQFICSGALTQSRAELKVALYRTILNASLAASTSTGRGWVRSDVGGIACRVAPEGLSGTCGADIAPGTAVTLTYEPDPGTVFLNWGGDCGTTLRVPVCRLTMDRSRRSFTVQTTGH from the coding sequence ATGTCGCACCGCATCCCCGCTGTCGTCGTACTCGCGTTCGCGTTCCTCCTCGCCGGTTGTCGCGCCGCCGATCCGACGCGACCCGCATCGCGCACGGTCACCGTCGCAGCATCGGGGAGGGGCGCCGGCTTCGTGTCGTCGCAGCCGATCGGCATCGCGTGCCGCGTCGAGCGCGGCGTGCTCACCGGCGCGTGCAGCGCGCGCTTCGACGCCGACGTCGCCGTGACGCTGCACGCGGCCGCCGACAGCCTGAGCGAGTTCGCCGGCTGGCAGGGCGCGTGCGCGGGCACGAGCGACTGCGCGCTCGGCGCGTCGCGCATGGACTCGGTGACGGCCGTGCTGCGGGGGCCGCGCATCGCGGTCGTCGCGACGGAACTCACGACGGTGCTCTGGGGGCAGGGCGGACACGGCAGCGGCACGGTGACCATCGCGCCGGGCGACGTGCGCTGTGCGATCGTCGACAACGCGATCGCCGGGCCGTGTGAGACGGAGACGTTTCCCGGCGAGCCGGTGACCGTCGTCGTGGAGCACGCGCCCGACGAGGCGGGCGTCGTCGCGTCGACGAACGGCCGGGCGTGGGGGCAGCTGTGCACGTTCAGCACGGGCACGCCGCTCTTCCTGCAGTTCATCTGCAGCGGCGCGCTGACGCAGTCGCGCGCGGAGCTGAAGGTCGCGCTGTACCGCACGATCCTGAACGCGTCGCTCGCCGCGAGCACGTCCACGGGTCGGGGGTGGGTGCGCTCCGACGTCGGCGGCATCGCGTGCCGCGTCGCGCCCGAAGGGCTGTCCGGCACGTGCGGCGCCGACATCGCGCCCGGCACCGCGGTCACGCTCACGTACGAGCCCGATCCCGGGACCGTCTTCCTGAACTGGGGTGGCGACTGCGGCACCACGCTGCGCGTCCCGGTGTGCCGGCTCACCATGGACCGGTCGCGCCGGTCGTTCACCGTGCAGACGACCGGGCACTGA
- a CDS encoding DUF4345 domain-containing protein — protein sequence MRFPVLALTLGALGFLAFGVTVLAAPGLLAVIDVTAATATARSDVRAVYGGMELGVGVFLVLCARRAEWRRAGLAAQALAMGGVVTGRVVSLAVDGVPRPIALGFWAVELAGALLAIVALHAMRSERPR from the coding sequence ATGCGCTTCCCGGTCCTCGCGCTCACGCTCGGCGCGCTCGGCTTCCTCGCGTTCGGCGTCACCGTGCTGGCCGCGCCCGGCCTGCTCGCGGTGATCGACGTCACGGCGGCGACCGCCACGGCGCGGAGCGACGTGCGCGCGGTCTACGGCGGCATGGAGCTCGGCGTCGGTGTGTTCCTCGTGCTCTGCGCGCGACGCGCCGAGTGGCGCCGCGCGGGACTCGCGGCGCAGGCGCTCGCCATGGGCGGCGTGGTGACGGGCCGTGTCGTCAGCCTCGCCGTGGACGGCGTGCCGCGCCCGATCGCGCTCGGGTTCTGGGCGGTGGAGCTCGCGGGTGCGCTGCTCGCGATCGTCGCGCTCCACGCGATGCGGAGCGAGCGCCCGCGCTAA
- a CDS encoding phosphodiester glycosidase family protein — protein sequence MRHLPLLAAALVASSLRAQDSARVDTLAPGVVHRHLWRTAFGAATGPWELHVVEVDLRRPDLSIEAAHATGRLVGRRRTSDIARALDSAWCGSGRRVLAAVNGDLFDLKTGENEGNQVVAGTVLKAMPTTDSPFDKVDNAHVQFAVDTHGRPLLERFAFDGRLVADESVLRLDGVNARRGGAAVLYTRAAGATTPRDSAADAARGARHEAAYTIAMRRGDTLTLRRVAAARAGGGTSIPPNGVVLSVADSAEAARAVRARELTAVLGFKPDRGPLRTLVGGWGRLVADGAPVAARADTAESILERFSHNRHPRTVVGFSRDSTTLFLVTVDGRRATSVGMTLAELADAVRALGAWNAMNLDGGGSAAMIVRRRLVNVPSDSAGERTVGNALLVVRRERRADCPR from the coding sequence ATGCGACACCTCCCGCTCCTCGCCGCGGCGCTCGTCGCGAGCTCGCTGCGCGCGCAGGACTCGGCCCGCGTCGACACGCTCGCGCCGGGGGTGGTGCACCGGCATCTGTGGCGCACCGCGTTCGGCGCGGCGACGGGGCCGTGGGAGCTGCACGTCGTGGAGGTCGATCTCCGTCGTCCGGACCTGTCGATCGAGGCCGCGCACGCGACGGGGCGGCTCGTCGGGCGACGCCGCACGAGCGACATCGCGCGTGCGCTCGACTCCGCGTGGTGTGGTTCGGGGCGCCGCGTCCTCGCCGCGGTGAACGGCGACCTGTTCGACCTGAAGACGGGGGAGAACGAGGGGAATCAGGTCGTCGCCGGCACGGTGCTGAAGGCGATGCCCACGACCGACTCGCCGTTCGACAAGGTGGACAACGCGCACGTGCAGTTCGCCGTCGACACGCACGGGCGACCGCTGCTCGAGCGGTTCGCGTTCGACGGCCGCCTCGTCGCCGACGAGAGCGTGCTGCGGCTCGACGGCGTGAACGCGCGGCGTGGCGGCGCGGCCGTGCTCTACACGCGCGCCGCGGGTGCGACGACACCGCGCGACTCGGCGGCCGACGCGGCGCGCGGGGCGCGGCACGAGGCGGCGTACACGATCGCCATGCGCCGCGGCGACACGCTGACGCTGCGTCGCGTGGCGGCGGCGCGCGCCGGAGGCGGAACCTCCATCCCGCCTAACGGCGTCGTGCTCTCCGTCGCCGACTCGGCGGAGGCGGCGCGCGCCGTCCGTGCGCGCGAGCTCACGGCGGTGCTCGGCTTCAAACCCGACCGCGGGCCGCTGCGCACGCTCGTCGGCGGGTGGGGGCGGCTCGTCGCCGATGGAGCGCCGGTCGCCGCGCGCGCCGACACGGCGGAGTCCATCCTCGAGCGGTTCTCGCACAACCGCCACCCGCGCACGGTCGTCGGCTTCTCGCGCGACTCGACGACGCTGTTCCTCGTCACGGTGGACGGCCGGCGCGCGACGAGCGTGGGCATGACGCTCGCCGAGCTGGCCGACGCGGTCCGCGCGCTCGGTGCGTGGAACGCGATGAACCTCGACGGCGGCGGCTCGGCGGCGATGATCGTTCGCCGGCGACTCGTCAACGTCCCGTCCGACAGCGCCGGCGAGCGCACCGTCGGCAACGCGCTCCTCGTCGTGCGCCGCGAACGGCGCGCCGACTGCCCCCGTTAG